In Lolium rigidum isolate FL_2022 chromosome 3, APGP_CSIRO_Lrig_0.1, whole genome shotgun sequence, the genomic window TGCGATGCGAGTTTGACTGGTCTGGTCTGGCCTGGGGATCTGTGGCAACAGCACATGGATGGATCTTGCACCGAGTAACATGGACCAGCACCATTCCAGCATCTCCACGCAGACATGCGCATTTGATTGTTCTGCCCCACGCCGGAATCTGATCCAGGACCGTGAGACAGACCAGTATGTATGGGCGGTGTCTGATCTTACCAGATCGAGACGGCCAACACAACAAAATTTCTAGGTCCAGGGGAAGCTGGGAGATGACGGCAGGATCAAGGGAGAAACGGACTGCacatcctcctccatcttcatcaGTCCACACGACCGGGGAGAGGCACATTCATATTCCCCGTGAATATTCAAGACATGTGGCTATACTCTGACCGTTGGCCAGTGGAGACTTGAAGCTCCAGTTCTAGGAGCAGCTGAGATCTGGTTGCTGACGGTCAATGGGGGCATGGACTATCATCAGCTCCCAAACTGTAGCTGAATGCTGACACACATTCATAAACCCCATGAATAATATTCAGGACACGTCCTGATGCCAGGCCAGTATACAGTAATCTGCCACGAAACGCAACCAATCTTGGCCTCTTGGGTAGACTTAACATAAAAATAACTTCTTTACCTCTGTCTATCTTCATGGAACAACCAATCTTGGCCGTTCAGTTAACTCTGTAGCGCCATTTACCAATCGATTGCTCATAAGATGCTGCACATCATTTTGAGCGAATGCAGATACCAAAGTATTTCACAGAACACTACATTTCTCATCAAGACAAAGCCCATTGCGGCTTTCGATACGCTACACTGGCGGCATCCATCCAAAGGAGAGAAAGGTGTGACAACAGAAACAAAGCATTTGCACCCATGACCCTCTTTGGTTGAGCCCAAGAGAGAACCTCCAACAATACCCAGAAAGACAGCTGAATCTACCATTATATGAAAAGGAGGTGTGGTACTGGTAGGCCATCATCACAGGTGCACCACCACCACACCACATGCCATGCTTCTCTTCAGAAGGCTTGACATGACACAGAAAGATtgagagaaaaaaaaatcagaaaggcGACACCGGGACCCATTCACATCAGACACACTACCTAGACCTAAGAAAACTTATGATGCATTCTGATGGTGTGTTACACTCGACATGGATCGGCGCATGCTTGCTCACTCACTCATCAGTCAGGATGGTTTCGGTCACTACTGGCAGTTGGAGCTCCTGCCGGGGCCTCCGTAGTAGAAGTAGGAGCCCCAGTCGCCATTGTTGCCGTTCTGCACGTCGTAGCAGTTGGACTGCTCCGTGAACGTGCCCAGGCCCCGGGGAGCCTTGAGGTTGTTTGTGCTGTCCACCACCTGGATGTTCTTGAAGTAGCTCGCCTTGCTGAACCCCTCCTCCGGGAAGTGCCCGCTGCCCATCTGCGTCGACGTGTGCACGCCATCGGGTTGCGAGTTCACCACCTCTCCGCCCCACTCGATCATCGACGCGCTGTCCGCTAGGTACGAGAAGAGGAACGACGGCCAGTACCCCAACACGTACTCCTTGCCGAACTGCATCCACCAGTGTCCCTCTTTCGGATCCTGTGAACAATAAGTAAAATCATTAGACCACACACAGCATAACAAGCAGCATCAGGTTTGTCAACATTGACAACCACATGCATTGACATGGAGTATAACATAAATCTAGACTTCAGTACAGGTTAGCCGTTCAGCATTCAGATGCGCCGACATTAGTGCCGCACTAAGCATGCCAAGCACGCACTCATTACCCGTGCTCCATAGAAATGAGAACACATAGACTTTTTATCTCGGCACTATCAACAACACTTGCTTGTTGAGGTTAAAAGTTGCATGCTTCATGAAACTTCTATTGACAAACACAACTAGAGTAATCATCAAGGATAAAAAGGGTTGTTGACTAAAGAGCCCCAGGGTGAGGGGGGGCTAAATAATTTTCATAGTTCAGTCAAGGTGCAAGAGTaaagagcacagcagcaagtgggCAAAGATTTTCTGGCCTGCATGCTTGTGACACAATTTCTGACTGCACTAGATTGAACTGCTTGCTCACCTTCCAGATCAGTATGCTGATGTCATACTGTGAGCCGGAGTAGCCTGAGAGGGGGAAGATGCTGGCTCCCATGGCCACCTCACTGTTGATCTGAACGAACCCTGAACACAGTATGTTGTAGCAACCTGTGGCCTGGTACGCATCACTCTACAGAATACAGAACATATAGAAGAGAACATCAGCACGAGCAAATTTCACAAATTGAACTTGATTGTTTACAAGAGAATGTGAAGAAATTACTTACGGTCCAGTAGGTGAACAGCCTTGTGTTGTTGTCCCCATAGAGGTCAGGGCTAACCTGAAGAATAATCAAACAGAACAGAGAAAAGTTCAGAACTCGTGACACCACAGGGCAGGGCTAGCTAAAAATCGCAGGAACAGAGCTACCGATCAACCGCAAGAACGGTGCTGCATTTACTAGACATGGGCTACGAGAGTGCAAGCTCACGGAGCTGTATGTGGTTGGATGATCTTTCAGTGTTACCTGCCAGCCAGCTTCGATGCTGTTGAGGTCCTCCCCGAAGGAGCCCCCCAAGATCCACAGCTGGGACAGGCTGAACTCGTTCGGCTGCTCGATCTTGGGATCCCAGACATTGATCGTCGCCTTCGCGCCGTAGTACTTCTCGCCTTGAACGTACGATATCGCGTGCTGAAAATCCACAGCAGACAGTTACAGATACGATGCACACAATATAGCACTTTGGTGGCATTTCTTCTACATTGCTGTAACTCAGTGAACTCAAAACTAAGACAGATGGATGCAATGTGGTGAACGTACTTGATGGCCGCCCTCGTTGAGCATGGCGGGGTCGACGGACATCGGGTTCGCCACGGTGTGCTTCTTCCTTCCATACCGCCGGAACGAGCTTGCCCGGAGCAGGTCATCCTTCTTGGTTCTCCGGACCGGGACGGTGCCGGGAGAGCACCTGCCATTCTGGTGCCACAACTGAACCATAGGCTTCTCGCCATCGGCAGAGGAGGTCTTGGATTCGTCGTACAGACCCTCCGGGTGATAGCTCGGCCTCATCTGCAAGGGCAAAATGATTTAAGGAATCCAGCAAAAATACCATGGCTTCTCCTACGGCCGACACAGTTGCAAACAAATTTGTAGTTACCTGGATAGTGTGGTTCTTGAGGAAAGGGTGGTCAAAGGCCGGCTGGTGCGAGATGTGCACGCAGTCTATGATGTCCCCATCAGGGCTCTGCTTGCAAACAACAACAAATTAGCACCCACGAAGTTTCACTGAGATTCGGCACCGCTTTGGCGTCGACTGAAGCTTCAGATTTTGCACTGAAGTTTAactagaaagaaagaaagaaactcGCACAAGAACAGCAGAAAGTAGTGGGCATCTTTGTTGAATTTTTTTTGCTTAGCCGCGTCCGCTGTAGCCGAAAGAAAGATGGGGACTTTCGCGAAAATTGCAAAGCGAGAAAGCGAATCAGCCCCTAGAACACCCAGAAAAAATAGCCCCAAAAAGATGACACTTTTGAATCGGAGTGTAACTTTACGGGATTAGCCAAGAACTATAGCTTCAAATCTTCCCGAATGCAGAGCAAGAAACGCTAGGCTTGAACAGGGAGGAAGAAATCCCCATTCAAATCTTCGGAAGAACAACGGCAGGAAAACGAATCTAGCTCGGCGGGCGGGGCGCACGCACCTCGATGCTCTTGACGGCGGGCTTGTTGAGGCGCTTGAGGTGGCGGTGCATCCTGGCCTCGGGCGAcctcgccgcggccgccgcgccgcACGAGAGGCACATCACCGCCACCAGCAGGCACGCGCCGACGCGCGCGGTGGCCATGTGCGCCGCCGCTTCTACCGCTCCTCCTCTCGGACCCGTCCTTCTCCGGCTAAATCTTGAAAGAAAAGCTCCCCGTCTGTACCAGAAgacgccgctcgccgccggccgccgccaccgaggaccGAGCTGCGAATTTTGAAACAATGCGGGGTGGGGGGAGTGGTGGCACGGCACGCTCTCGGCTTCTTGGGCGCCTCGCCGTCTGGGCTGGGGACGCGAGCGAGCGCGCTCCCACTAGACAACAACGCTAGTGCTGCGGCTGCTGCTGGACGGACTGGGAGGTCTACAAGTGGGGAGTGAAGCGAGGCCGCGGCCGCTCTGTTCTGTTCTTGAGGCCCGCCGCCCACTCTCGCATGCTGCAACTTTTGCCGTTTCCCGAGCTTGGCTAGACGGAAATGCCCCTGCACGATTCCAAAATTGGTTCGTGTCACCGGCTCTCTGCCACGTCCAAGCCAGGCCGAtgtcaaaggaagaaaaaaaagctCCGGGCGCCCGCCGGAATGTTGGTCCTCGGTGATGGTTTGGAGTTTTATTGTGTTCATTAATGTGTCCAACTCGACGAAAAATATGGCATTTTTTCTAAAGTGGCAATAATATATTTGGCAAAGGTATGATTCTAATAGTAGAATAAAAATACAAATCCGAGACGAACTTCATCAGTAGTCCGCAAAATAAACATTCTCGCAGTTTATAAAACAATGCAACTTGACAATTTGAACCTCTAGTACAAGACTTTTAGGGAAAATAACAAGATGAAACTGGTCTAAGCACAAACAAATAATAAAAACGGGTACAAGCTAAACTGATGTGATATTGTTGTTACTAACTTGACCCATCTATTAAGTAAACAAGCGTATTTTAAGAAGTATCTCTTACAATACATAATATACAACCAAAAGTAACTcacactgaaaaaataaacatacgtggtactccctccgtccatatttAAACGCCGAACTGACAGTTTTGTAAAAAAGTCCTTAATCTTTTTCCGACCGAACCCTCGGTCCACTCCCGTCCGTCCTCTTCCCCGATCGTCTCCCTCGCGATTCCGCCAGCCACCGCCGCTCCATCTctccggcagccaccgcatccccGCTCCCTCcggcagccgccgcccctcctcccgcaACCCCCCGGTAAAACATCGGATGAGCAAATAGTTCAAACAATTTTTATGGAATAGTTCAATATACTGTGACTTTTCTACAGGAGTAAGAAAGACCATGAATACTgtatcttcatcattgtacacgATCGTCGCAATAGGTAGAAGTGTCCGTAGTTTCTTCATTCTCGGAATCTTTAGCAATCTTTAGCGGGGTGGAGCGAGCGGCAACAACGGCGACCTACACCGGCGCAGGGGAAAATCAAACAAGTGCTCAGACTAGGAGACACTTCAGTGGCGGCGCCGCTGGTTTTTGGTCACTCCGGCAGAGGCGAGCGGAGGACCACGATGGCCGGGCAAAACAAAAGCCCAGCGCGAGGGGAAAGCCTGAGGACGCGCGACGGCGGCGAGCTCGAGCACGGCCGGAGTTGGAGCGGGGCCAGAGTTGGAGGGAGGCCGGAGTTGGAGCGGGGCCAGAGTTGGAGGGAGGCCGGAGTTGGAGCGGGGCCCGAGGAGTTGGCTCTAGGTGTGAAGGCCGGGACGGAGTTCCTGCGCGTGGCCGCCACCGGAGCTCCGGCCCGTGCCCGCCAGTGGAGCTCCGGCCCGTGTCCGCCAGTGGAGCTCCGGCGCGTGGAGCTCGAGCTCGAGCGCGCCCTTCAAGTGGAGATGGAGAACGCGGACCTGCAAGGCGCGAAGGACGCTGAAGGGCGCGGAGGGCAGGGAGCTCCTTCCTCGCCCCCGTCGACGGCGGGCGGCGGGGAGGACGTCGGGGAGGACGAGCGAAAGATGCGATTTTGGAATCCCCACATTAAGGCTAAATTTCAGACGTTTTAGCTTTACCAGGGGGTTATCTGCAAAAACGAATATGAACTGCGGGTTGGCGTTtaattatggacggagggagtactaaattaACTTAGGTCAACATGGTTACTATACTTGGACGATATTTTATTGTAACCATCTCATGTGGTTTTTCGGTCTTCCCTATTGACTCGAATTTTATTATGCATAGTTTTCTTAATACGACATCCCTCTCACATGGTTTTTGTGTCTTTTTTGCTGACTTAAATTTTATAACCTATAGTTGGTATAATACATCATCTTGATATGCCCCATCGTTTCAGATTTTATTATTTATGAAAAAAAGATCCCAAACTTAGGCTCGATTTGTGTCAGCGGCTATGCCACGTCCAAGCCGGGTGTTGTCAAATGAAGAAGAAACCCGCCAAGAGCCTATTGGATCGAATGTTCGTCCTCGGTGATGGTTTGAGGTTTTATGTGATGATTGAATGTGCCATGCTATGCTAGGAGGGAAATGTGGAATTTCTCACCAAGTTTGGCAATGATATGTTTAGCAAATATCCGATCGTGGAATACAAATGCAAAGCCATGCAAATAGAGGGCCAGGTGGAATATCGTTAGAGTGGTGGCAAAAAATAACATTCTCATAGTTTATAAAGTCACAACGCAACTTGACAATTCAAACCTCGAATAAAAGtatcttagggaaataaacctcGAATACAAGTGGGGAGTGAAGCGAGGCCGCGGCTGTTCTGTTCttactgaggaggaggaggaggaggaggaggaggcccgccgcccACTCTCGCACGCTGCCACTTTTGTCGTTTTCCCAACTTGGCTAGACGGAAGTGCCCCTGCACGATTCCAAAATTGGTCCGTGTCACCGGGTGTGCCACGTCCAAGCCTGGCTGATGTCAATCGATGGGGGAGAAAAAAACGTCCAGCGTCCAAAAGAATGTTGGTCCTCGGTGATGGTTTGGAGTTTTATTGTGTTCATCATTGTGCCAAGCTAGGTAAAAATACTAACTTTGTCTATAAATAGACGTCTGAAGTTTTTCTAAACCTAGATGTACGTAGACGCTATTTAGTTTCTAGATATACTACATCCAAATTTGGACAAACTTCatacatctatttatagacggaggaAGTATGTCATTTCTTGTCAAAAATGTCAATGTTTAGCAAATGTACGATCTTGATGAAATACAAGCACGAAACCAGGGGAATAGAGGACCAAATAGCAGGGTGAATAGAGGAACGAGCTAAACTTTGTTAGATTGTGGCAAAAGTAACCTTCGCTACGATATTAAAACAATGTAATTTGATAATTCAAGCCCAAATAGAAGTTCCTtggaaaattaacaaaaaaaatagcGAAAACCCAAACTTATGATAAGATCTAGTGTTATTTGTACAAGCAGAACCGATATAGCGCTAATGTTACCAACTTAAACCATCTATTAGGTAAACAAGCATATTCTAAAAAGTATCGCTAACAATACATAATGGATTTCTGGTATCTATAAAAAATGCTCCAACGCGATTTCAAATTAGGTTTGTGCCACCGGCTGTGCCACGTTTAAGACGGGTATATGTCAATAGAGAGAAAATATTCCAATGCCCACTAGAATATTGGTCCCCCGTGATGGTTTGGAGTTTTATTGTGTTTGATAATGTGTTAATGTTGGTAGAGAATATGGCATTTCttgccaagtttggaaatgagatGTTTAGCAAATGTCATATCCTTAAATACAAACCCAAAATCAGGGGAATAGAGGATAGAGCTGAACCTCGTCATAGTGGTGGCACAAATAACCTTTGTGTAGTTAATAAAGAAATCTAACGTGACAATTCAAATACCAAATAGAATTTTTTGGTAAAATAAACAAATGAAACCGACCTAAACACAAGCTAATGATAAAGGTGTAGCGTTATTGTTAGAAACTAAACTGATCTGACCCCAATTTT contains:
- the LOC124704598 gene encoding uncharacterized protein LOC124704598, producing MATARVGACLLVAVMCLSCGAAAAARSPEARMHRHLKRLNKPAVKSIESPDGDIIDCVHISHQPAFDHPFLKNHTIQMRPSYHPEGLYDESKTSSADGEKPMVQLWHQNGRCSPGTVPVRRTKKDDLLRASSFRRYGRKKHTVANPMSVDPAMLNEGGHQHAISYVQGEKYYGAKATINVWDPKIEQPNEFSLSQLWILGGSFGEDLNSIEAGWQVSPDLYGDNNTRLFTYWTSDAYQATGCYNILCSGFVQINSEVAMGASIFPLSGYSGSQYDISILIWKDPKEGHWWMQFGKEYVLGYWPSFLFSYLADSASMIEWGGEVVNSQPDGVHTSTQMGSGHFPEEGFSKASYFKNIQVVDSTNNLKAPRGLGTFTEQSNCYDVQNGNNGDWGSYFYYGGPGRSSNCQ